A genomic window from Schistocerca serialis cubense isolate TAMUIC-IGC-003099 chromosome 4, iqSchSeri2.2, whole genome shotgun sequence includes:
- the LOC126473474 gene encoding S-phase kinase-associated protein 1, which yields MPNIKLQSSDGEVFEVDVEIAKCSVTIKTMLEDLGMDEDDEEVVPLPNVNSAILKKVIQWATYHKDDPPPPEDDENKEKRTDDISSWDADFLKVDQGTLFELILAANYLDIKGLLDVTCKTVANMIKGKTPEEIRKTFNIKNDFTASEEEQVRKENEWCEEK from the exons ATGCCGAATATAAAACTGCAAAGCTCTGATGGCGAAGTTTTTGAGGTTGACGTTGAAATAGCGAAGTGTTCAGTGACAATTAAAACCATGTTGGAAGATCTTG GAAtggatgaagatgatgaagaagttgttcCTCTGCCAAATGTGAACTCTGCAATTTTGAAAAAAGTGATTCAGTGGGCTACTTACCATAAGGATGACCCTCCTCCACCAGAAGATGATGAAaataaggaaaagagaacagatgaTATCAGTTCATGGGATGCAGATTTCTTGAAAGTTGATCAAGGAACACTGTTTGAATTGATACTG GCAGCAAATTATCTCGACATAAAGGGTTTGCTTGATGTCACATGCAAGACTGTTGCTAACATGATAAAGGGCAAAACTCCAGAGGAGATACGCAAAACCTTCAACATAAAGAATGATTTTACTGCTAGCGAAGAAGAACAAGTCCGCAAAGAAAATGAGTGGTGTGAGGAGAAGTAA